A single genomic interval of uncultured Desulfobulbus sp. harbors:
- the thiE gene encoding thiamine phosphate synthase produces the protein MDKSTSKPVFPRGIYGITAEKFSNGRSNLEVAQEMIKGGIKILQYREKRPAKSRGEMLAECRAIRTLTREAGVLFIINDYPDIAQLVDADGVHVGQDDFPVSEVRKLIGDNKLIGLSTHGPEQAEAAIGAGADYIGVGPIFSTQTKDDVCAPVGLGYLEHVVKHSPLPFVAIGGIKEHNMGEVLSRGATTVCLVTEIVGAEDIAATVRRLQSACQ, from the coding sequence ATGGATAAATCAACCAGCAAACCCGTCTTCCCTCGCGGTATCTACGGGATCACCGCCGAGAAATTCTCAAACGGCCGTTCAAATCTCGAGGTTGCCCAAGAGATGATCAAGGGCGGCATCAAGATCCTTCAGTACCGGGAAAAACGCCCCGCCAAGAGCCGTGGAGAGATGCTTGCCGAATGCCGCGCCATCCGAACCCTCACCCGAGAGGCAGGCGTTCTCTTCATCATCAACGACTACCCGGATATCGCCCAACTCGTCGATGCCGATGGTGTCCATGTGGGGCAGGATGACTTTCCCGTCTCCGAAGTACGCAAACTCATCGGCGACAACAAGCTCATCGGCCTTTCCACCCACGGCCCGGAACAGGCTGAGGCTGCCATTGGGGCCGGTGCCGATTACATTGGCGTCGGCCCCATTTTCAGTACCCAGACCAAAGACGATGTCTGCGCACCGGTGGGGCTGGGCTACCTGGAGCATGTGGTCAAACACTCGCCCCTGCCCTTTGTCGCCATCGGCGGCATCAAAGAACACAACATGGGAGAAGTGCTCTCCCGCGGTGCAACCACGGTATGCCTGGTAACCGAGATCGTCGGAGCCGAAGATATCGCGGCAACCGTACGCCGTCTGCAGTCCGCCTGTCAATAA
- the thiF gene encoding sulfur carrier protein ThiS adenylyltransferase ThiF — protein MKIGIAGVGGIGSNVALNLVRSGVSRLRLVDFDRVEPSNLNRQFYFADQVGMFKVEALVVNLTRINPSLQLEGLVQRIDQGNCSQLFNDCDLIVEGFDRQVDKKMLFEAFAGSRIVVSANGIAGSDLATIGSRKFGRGYIAGDFATDCTDAPLFSHKVTTVANYMSQFILSQPGVLHG, from the coding sequence ATGAAGATCGGCATTGCCGGTGTCGGCGGCATCGGCTCCAACGTGGCCCTCAATCTGGTGCGAAGCGGGGTTTCCCGGCTGAGACTCGTTGATTTTGACCGTGTCGAGCCCTCCAACCTCAACCGACAATTCTATTTTGCCGACCAGGTCGGCATGTTCAAGGTCGAGGCCCTGGTGGTCAACCTGACCCGGATCAATCCGAGTCTGCAGCTAGAGGGGCTGGTGCAGCGCATCGATCAGGGAAACTGCAGCCAGCTCTTTAACGATTGCGATCTGATCGTCGAGGGTTTTGACCGCCAGGTCGATAAAAAGATGCTCTTTGAAGCCTTTGCCGGGAGTCGAATCGTGGTCTCTGCAAACGGCATTGCCGGCAGCGATCTTGCCACCATCGGTTCACGAAAGTTCGGCAGGGGCTACATTGCCGGCGATTTCGCCACCGATTGCACGGATGCGCCGCTGTTCAGCCACAAGGTTACCACCGTGGCCAACTACATGAGCCAGTTCATTCTCTCGCAACCAGGAGTACTCCATGGATAA
- the thiH gene encoding 2-iminoacetate synthase ThiH, producing MSFYEVVKQYRDFDVPRFFDQVTDADIARSLAKEKPGPMDFLTLLSPRAAGHLEAMARKAHLLTVQYFGRTIQMFIPLYISNHCNNGCAYCGFNHKNPILRRKLSLEEIEVEAKAIAKTGMQHVLFLTGENQHMTPMSYLIDASKLLKRYFASVAIEVYPLSVEEYRDLHQAGVDSMTMFQETYDEAVYKRVHLAGKKMDYHWRLNAPERAAQGGMRVVNLGALLGLSEPRREIFFTGLHARYLEDKYLETESAISLPRFNEAEGDFQPDYLVDDKTFVQFMTALRIFLPRAGLTISTRESAIFRDRILQLGATRYSAGSSTGVGGYTEVPDGQTPQFEITDSRSVDEVAEAIIAQGYQPIYKDWDAI from the coding sequence ATGTCTTTTTACGAGGTAGTCAAGCAGTACCGCGATTTTGATGTGCCCCGATTCTTTGACCAGGTAACCGATGCCGATATCGCCCGCAGCCTTGCCAAGGAAAAACCCGGCCCCATGGACTTTCTCACCCTGCTCAGCCCACGAGCAGCCGGCCATCTTGAGGCCATGGCGCGAAAGGCGCACCTGCTGACCGTGCAGTACTTCGGACGCACGATCCAGATGTTTATCCCGCTCTATATTTCCAACCACTGCAACAACGGCTGTGCCTACTGCGGGTTCAACCACAAAAACCCGATCCTGCGGCGTAAACTCTCCCTGGAGGAGATCGAGGTCGAGGCCAAGGCCATTGCCAAGACCGGCATGCAGCACGTGCTCTTTCTCACCGGCGAGAACCAGCATATGACGCCGATGAGCTACCTGATCGATGCCTCCAAGCTGCTCAAACGCTACTTCGCCTCGGTGGCGATCGAGGTCTATCCCCTTTCGGTGGAGGAATACCGTGACCTGCACCAGGCTGGGGTCGACAGCATGACCATGTTTCAGGAGACCTACGACGAAGCGGTCTACAAACGGGTCCATCTGGCGGGCAAGAAGATGGATTACCATTGGCGACTCAACGCACCCGAACGTGCGGCCCAGGGCGGGATGCGGGTGGTCAATCTCGGTGCGCTGCTCGGGCTTTCCGAACCACGGCGGGAAATCTTCTTTACCGGCCTGCACGCGCGCTACCTCGAGGACAAGTACCTCGAAACCGAATCCGCCATCTCTCTACCACGCTTCAACGAGGCCGAGGGCGATTTTCAGCCCGATTACCTGGTGGACGACAAGACCTTTGTCCAGTTCATGACCGCGCTGCGCATCTTTCTGCCCCGGGCCGGTCTGACCATCTCCACCCGGGAAAGTGCGATCTTCCGCGACCGCATCCTCCAACTCGGCGCCACCCGCTACTCGGCAGGCTCCAGCACCGGCGTGGGTGGCTACACCGAGGTGCCGGACGGCCAGACCCCGCAGTTTGAGATCACCGACAGCCGCAGTGTGGACGAGGTGGCAGAGGCGATCATCGCCCAGGGGTACCAGCCGATCTACAAAGACTGGGACGCTATCTGA
- a CDS encoding thiazole synthase has product MNDDVLILGGKTFTNRLLTGTGKFAAHAQIPKMLAASGSQMITVALRRVDTTAQSENILEYIPKEVTLLPNTSGARSAEQAVRIARIAREAGCGDFIKIEVITDMKYLMPDNWETLKATEILAKEGFQVLPYVLPDLPLAKRLENAGAAAVMPLGAPIGTNRGLETKPLIAMLIENSTVPIVVDAGIGKPSQAAAAMEMGADAVLVNTAIATAQDPEAMGRAFDLAVKAGRTAYLAEMAEESTLARASSPLTGFLDE; this is encoded by the coding sequence ATGAACGACGATGTACTCATTTTAGGCGGAAAGACCTTTACCAACCGTTTGCTCACCGGCACCGGCAAGTTTGCCGCCCACGCACAAATTCCCAAGATGCTCGCGGCCAGCGGCTCACAGATGATCACCGTGGCCCTGCGACGGGTCGACACCACTGCCCAGTCGGAAAATATCTTGGAGTATATCCCCAAGGAGGTGACCCTGTTGCCCAACACCTCCGGCGCACGCAGTGCAGAGCAGGCAGTGCGCATTGCCCGCATTGCCAGAGAGGCCGGATGCGGCGATTTCATCAAGATCGAGGTCATCACCGATATGAAGTACCTCATGCCCGACAACTGGGAAACCCTCAAAGCCACGGAGATCCTGGCCAAGGAAGGGTTCCAGGTCCTGCCCTACGTACTGCCCGATCTGCCGCTTGCCAAACGGCTGGAAAATGCCGGTGCCGCTGCGGTCATGCCGCTTGGCGCTCCCATCGGTACCAACCGCGGACTGGAGACCAAACCGCTGATCGCCATGCTGATCGAAAACAGCACGGTGCCCATCGTGGTCGACGCCGGTATCGGCAAACCGTCCCAGGCGGCGGCTGCCATGGAAATGGGTGCGGATGCAGTCCTGGTCAATACGGCCATTGCCACGGCCCAGGATCCGGAAGCCATGGGACGGGCCTTCGATCTGGCGGTCAAGGCAGGACGCACCGCCTATCTTGCTGAGATGGCAGAGGAATCCACCCTGGCCCGTGCCTCTTCACCGCTCACCGGTTTTCTCGACGAGTAA
- the thiS gene encoding sulfur carrier protein ThiS, which produces MELFVNGIKESTEPCSLAQFVTGKGLDTGALVVELNQQIIKQEHWPTTELQDDDRLELLSFVGGG; this is translated from the coding sequence ATGGAACTGTTCGTCAACGGTATCAAAGAAAGCACCGAGCCCTGCTCCCTGGCCCAGTTCGTCACCGGGAAAGGACTCGATACGGGAGCGCTGGTTGTCGAGTTGAACCAGCAGATCATCAAACAGGAACACTGGCCGACAACCGAGCTTCAAGACGACGACCGCCTGGAACTGCTCAGTTTTGTCGGAGGAGGCTGA
- a CDS encoding cell wall hydrolase codes for MYHESRGEPEIGQLAVAHVTLNRAIEENKSLADVIMAPNQFSWTFLKQSYVPLEVNPLQDSLRVALKAMVTPDFTHGSTFYHHVDVYPKWASGLMYTGRYGSHKFYRDGASEISAAAY; via the coding sequence GTGTATCACGAATCCCGCGGCGAACCCGAAATCGGGCAGCTGGCGGTGGCCCATGTAACCCTCAATCGTGCCATTGAGGAGAACAAAAGTCTGGCCGATGTGATCATGGCACCCAATCAGTTTAGCTGGACCTTTCTCAAGCAGTCCTATGTCCCGCTGGAGGTCAATCCCCTGCAGGACTCTCTCCGTGTCGCCCTCAAGGCCATGGTGACACCTGATTTCACCCACGGTTCCACCTTTTATCATCATGTGGATGTTTACCCCAAATGGGCAAGCGGTCTGATGTACACCGGCAGATACGGTTCGCATAAGTTTTACCGTGACGGCGCATCGGAAATTTCCGCCGCTGCCTATTAG
- a CDS encoding NifU family protein, with amino-acid sequence MQENVEKVLAQIRPTLQRDGGDVEFVELGEDQILKVRLTGACQGCPMSRVTLKEGIEKFVKSELPTIRAVEAVE; translated from the coding sequence TTGCAGGAAAATGTTGAAAAAGTGCTGGCGCAAATCCGCCCCACTCTCCAACGGGACGGAGGCGACGTCGAGTTCGTCGAACTAGGCGAGGATCAGATCCTTAAGGTACGTCTTACCGGGGCATGTCAGGGATGCCCTATGTCACGTGTTACATTGAAGGAAGGTATCGAGAAGTTCGTGAAAAGCGAACTCCCGACCATCCGGGCCGTAGAGGCGGTCGAATAA
- a CDS encoding AAA family ATPase, with amino-acid sequence MEQADIQEKIRGIVERVTYHDEASGWSVLRVTPFGGFRQMETVTVHQTKVFAGATMEFSGTWVQHPIFGRQFRAKYATELRPATAGALEKYLGSGLIKGVGPKTAKRIVRHFGERTLSVFEEGIDQLTEVPGIAQKKLSMIKAAWIEHQAIREVMMFLQSHGISTLFAVRIFKLYGDRSIALVEENPYRLARDFYGIGFFTADRVALSLGFARDSLVRVRAGIRHVLSAAREFGHCYLTREQITTQVEELLELTLGEAMGEHLAVMGKEDEVKIRLLPLQPGQEPTSCYYAKSLYFEEEYVANRVAAAIGVRGVDQQRVVHWVHRYTSGQKMALSAEQIEAVCSVVDHRCSILTGGPGCGKTTTTRVIVALLRAMHQRVALTAPTGRAAQRMGEVIGLEAKTIHRLLEFQGSGFKKNEENPLETDFLIIDESSMLDVSLTAALLKAVDPETAVLFIGDADQLPSVGAGNVLGDLIGCGAVPCFRLTTIFRQAAESAIIQTAHQINRGEMPPLESPFKNPQIWKTSDCFFIDSAEATQRQLQFVNRIKQLYGDLETRETLFAKTPYDPEDEETAADYGFTVPDQFSHVSLGTLAAADSAADQLIALAKKTHPWSSLYYGLTALEVMRKLYTQWVPKYFPGAEIQVLTPMIRGSLGAAALNAALQESVNPAGTNKAELSVGERIFREGDRVIHRRNNYDLNVFNGDIGRIEQIDNTELSMVVSFFPDQRQVEYSRDQIAELDLAYAITIHKSQGSEFDVVLIPVLSQHYRMLFRNLIYTGLTRGKKLVVLVGGRQSLAMAVQNQDTSKRQTALALLIRERRGLLHPSEKSGPK; translated from the coding sequence TTGGAACAGGCGGATATTCAAGAGAAAATACGTGGTATTGTCGAAAGGGTCACCTACCATGATGAGGCCAGCGGCTGGTCCGTGCTCAGGGTCACTCCCTTTGGCGGTTTTAGGCAGATGGAAACCGTGACCGTGCATCAGACCAAGGTCTTTGCCGGTGCCACCATGGAGTTCAGCGGAACCTGGGTGCAGCACCCGATATTTGGTCGGCAATTCAGGGCGAAATACGCCACTGAACTTCGTCCGGCCACTGCCGGCGCCCTGGAAAAATACCTTGGCAGCGGACTGATCAAAGGGGTGGGGCCCAAGACCGCCAAACGGATTGTGCGCCACTTCGGTGAGCGCACCCTGAGCGTGTTTGAAGAGGGGATCGACCAGCTCACCGAGGTGCCGGGAATCGCCCAAAAAAAACTTTCCATGATCAAGGCTGCCTGGATCGAACACCAGGCGATCCGCGAGGTGATGATGTTCCTCCAGTCCCACGGCATATCGACCCTGTTTGCGGTGCGCATCTTCAAGCTCTACGGGGATCGTTCCATTGCCCTGGTCGAGGAAAACCCCTACCGCTTGGCCCGCGATTTTTACGGTATCGGCTTTTTCACCGCTGACCGGGTGGCGCTTTCTCTTGGCTTTGCCCGTGATTCGCTGGTGCGGGTGCGGGCGGGCATTCGGCACGTGCTCTCAGCTGCCCGCGAATTCGGCCACTGCTATCTGACACGCGAGCAGATCACCACTCAGGTGGAGGAGTTGCTCGAATTGACCTTGGGTGAGGCCATGGGCGAGCATCTGGCGGTCATGGGTAAGGAGGATGAAGTCAAGATCCGGTTGCTCCCGCTCCAACCTGGCCAGGAGCCGACGTCCTGTTATTACGCGAAATCGCTCTATTTTGAGGAGGAGTATGTCGCCAATCGGGTGGCAGCGGCCATCGGCGTGCGCGGGGTCGACCAGCAACGGGTCGTTCATTGGGTGCACCGATACACCAGTGGGCAGAAGATGGCACTCAGCGCGGAGCAGATCGAGGCCGTCTGCTCGGTGGTGGATCATCGCTGTTCCATTCTTACCGGTGGCCCCGGCTGCGGCAAAACCACCACCACAAGGGTGATCGTTGCCCTGCTCAGAGCCATGCACCAGCGGGTCGCCCTCACCGCACCAACGGGCAGGGCGGCGCAGCGTATGGGCGAGGTCATCGGTCTGGAGGCCAAGACCATCCATCGTTTGCTCGAGTTTCAGGGAAGCGGGTTCAAAAAAAATGAAGAGAATCCCCTCGAAACCGATTTTCTCATCATCGACGAAAGCTCCATGCTCGATGTCTCGCTCACCGCAGCCCTGTTGAAGGCGGTCGATCCGGAAACGGCGGTGCTCTTTATCGGCGATGCCGACCAGCTGCCCTCGGTGGGCGCTGGCAATGTCTTGGGTGATCTGATTGGGTGTGGGGCGGTGCCCTGCTTTCGTTTGACCACCATCTTTCGCCAGGCAGCGGAATCCGCCATCATTCAGACCGCACACCAGATCAACCGGGGGGAGATGCCCCCACTTGAATCGCCCTTTAAAAATCCTCAGATCTGGAAAACAAGCGACTGTTTTTTTATCGATTCCGCCGAAGCGACCCAGCGGCAGCTTCAGTTCGTTAACCGGATCAAACAGCTGTATGGTGATCTCGAGACCAGGGAGACCCTGTTTGCAAAAACTCCGTACGACCCGGAGGACGAGGAAACGGCTGCCGATTATGGCTTCACCGTGCCCGACCAATTCAGCCATGTTTCCCTGGGCACCCTTGCCGCGGCGGACTCCGCGGCCGATCAGCTGATTGCCCTGGCCAAGAAAACCCACCCCTGGTCTTCGCTCTATTACGGATTAACTGCCCTTGAGGTGATGCGCAAACTCTATACCCAGTGGGTGCCCAAGTATTTTCCGGGGGCGGAAATCCAGGTGCTCACGCCCATGATCCGCGGATCGCTGGGGGCTGCCGCACTCAACGCGGCATTGCAGGAAAGCGTGAACCCGGCAGGTACCAACAAGGCGGAGCTGAGCGTGGGCGAGCGAATATTTCGCGAGGGGGACCGGGTCATTCATCGCCGCAACAACTACGATCTTAACGTTTTTAACGGTGATATCGGCAGGATTGAACAGATTGACAACACGGAACTCAGCATGGTGGTCAGTTTTTTCCCGGACCAGCGGCAGGTGGAGTACAGCCGCGATCAGATTGCCGAGCTCGATCTGGCCTATGCCATCACCATCCACAAGTCCCAGGGCTCGGAGTTTGACGTGGTGTTGATTCCCGTGCTCAGCCAGCACTATCGCATGCTCTTTCGCAATCTGATCTATACCGGGCTGACCCGGGGCAAGAAACTGGTGGTGCTGGTCGGTGGGCGTCAATCCCTGGCCATGGCGGTGCAAAATCAGGATACCTCCAAACGGCAGACAGCGCTTGCGCTGTTGATTCGTGAAAGGCGCGGCCTGTTGCATCCTTCCGAAAAAAGTGGGCCGAAATGA
- a CDS encoding tetrahydrofolate dehydrogenase/cyclohydrolase catalytic domain-containing protein, with protein MPAQIISGVETAKAIREELAAEVAELKSQYGVVPGLVTILVGEDPASQSYVAAKNKTAHALGIHSEQVTLPAETIEADLLRIVGEYNANPAIHGILVQLPLPKHIDEAKVLFTIDPDKDVDGFHPVNVGKMMLGERCYLPCTPHGILELLQRSGTETSGAEVVVVGRSNIVGKPIANLMLQKRAGGNATVTICHTRTKDMDFHTRRADILIVAAGVPKMIKGDQVKEGAVVIDVGVNRIGKSESGKAILAGDVDFADVVDKVAAITPVPGGVGPMTITMLMKNTVQAAKQAAGLV; from the coding sequence ATGCCAGCACAGATAATCAGCGGTGTTGAGACCGCCAAGGCCATACGTGAAGAACTCGCCGCCGAGGTGGCTGAACTCAAAAGCCAATATGGAGTGGTCCCTGGATTGGTGACCATCCTTGTCGGGGAAGATCCCGCCTCCCAGTCCTATGTGGCCGCCAAGAACAAAACAGCCCATGCCCTGGGCATTCACTCGGAGCAGGTGACCTTGCCTGCAGAGACCATCGAGGCCGATCTGTTGCGCATTGTGGGCGAATATAACGCCAACCCGGCCATTCACGGCATTCTGGTGCAACTGCCCCTGCCTAAACATATCGATGAAGCCAAGGTGCTTTTTACCATTGATCCGGACAAGGATGTGGATGGTTTTCATCCGGTCAATGTGGGCAAGATGATGCTTGGTGAGCGGTGCTATCTGCCCTGCACCCCGCATGGCATTCTCGAGCTCCTCCAGCGTTCCGGAACCGAAACCTCCGGTGCCGAGGTGGTGGTTGTCGGCCGCTCCAACATCGTGGGCAAGCCGATCGCCAACCTGATGCTGCAGAAACGGGCCGGTGGCAATGCCACGGTCACCATCTGCCACACCCGCACCAAGGATATGGACTTTCACACCCGCCGGGCCGATATTCTTATCGTTGCCGCCGGTGTACCCAAAATGATCAAGGGCGATCAGGTCAAAGAGGGCGCAGTGGTGATCGATGTCGGGGTCAATCGAATCGGCAAGTCGGAAAGCGGTAAGGCCATTCTCGCAGGCGATGTCGATTTTGCCGATGTGGTCGACAAGGTGGCCGCCATTACCCCGGTTCCCGGTGGGGTCGGCCCGATGACCATCACCATGCTGATGAAAAATACCGTGCAGGCGGCGAAACAGGCCGCTGGGCTGGTGTAA
- a CDS encoding phospholipase A: MKADDLRGQTVLIRVLSLVAVVSALPATTVQADRLTYCVQQKMESASNQMTVGELRRECLREAVGVEHSLPREEGAVEKRLDAEKKNTLRPFAIMPHRPNYILPLVYNTAGYNSSYHQVANNDPDYTFDSAEAQFQVSIKTPLVLGLFGDSTDIYAAYTNHSFWQVYNHDISAPFRETNHEPEIWVQFNPQWELLGIVNTSNSFGINHQSNGQSGVLSRSWNRVYASLVFEYGDLGLSITPWYRIPESEGDDDNPDITRYVGHYELGASYKWNAHTFTLTSRNVFESNYHRGSVQFSWSFPLGDWPFLRGYLQFYNGYGESLIDYDHYVNRLGVGLSLTDWL; the protein is encoded by the coding sequence ATGAAGGCTGATGATCTGCGCGGCCAAACGGTGTTGATCCGCGTATTGTCCCTAGTGGCGGTGGTCTCTGCCCTGCCTGCAACCACCGTACAGGCGGATAGGCTCACCTACTGTGTGCAGCAAAAAATGGAGTCTGCCTCCAATCAGATGACGGTGGGCGAGTTGCGCCGTGAATGTCTGCGTGAGGCGGTTGGAGTGGAGCACAGTCTGCCCCGGGAGGAGGGGGCGGTGGAAAAGCGACTTGATGCCGAGAAAAAAAATACCCTCAGGCCCTTTGCCATCATGCCGCATCGGCCCAACTATATTTTGCCCCTGGTGTACAACACCGCTGGCTATAATTCGAGCTATCACCAGGTGGCCAACAATGATCCTGACTACACCTTTGATTCCGCGGAAGCCCAGTTCCAGGTGAGTATCAAAACTCCGCTCGTGCTCGGTCTCTTCGGTGATTCCACCGATATCTACGCCGCGTACACCAACCACAGTTTCTGGCAGGTGTACAACCACGATATTTCCGCACCGTTTCGCGAAACCAACCATGAGCCGGAAATCTGGGTGCAGTTCAATCCCCAGTGGGAACTGTTGGGTATCGTCAATACCAGCAACTCCTTTGGCATCAATCATCAGTCCAACGGTCAGAGCGGGGTGTTGTCCCGAAGCTGGAACCGGGTCTATGCCTCGTTGGTGTTCGAATACGGCGATCTTGGCTTAAGTATTACCCCTTGGTACCGGATACCTGAGAGTGAAGGCGATGACGACAACCCCGATATCACCCGCTATGTGGGGCATTACGAACTTGGCGCCTCCTATAAATGGAATGCACACACCTTTACCCTCACCAGCCGCAATGTGTTTGAATCCAACTACCACCGAGGTTCGGTTCAGTTCAGCTGGAGCTTTCCCCTGGGGGATTGGCCTTTTTTGCGCGGTTACCTGCAGTTCTACAACGGCTACGGGGAGAGTCTGATCGATTACGATCACTACGTGAATCGACTGGGGGTGGGGTTGTCGCTCACGGATTGGCTGTAG
- the prxU gene encoding thioredoxin-dependent peroxiredoxin (Most members of this family contain a selenocysteine.) has protein sequence MAENPEIGCARPTGGLVGQPDEQEEQQTAQPAREAKKMIQVGKPAPDFAAPAYHKGQFTSVKLSDHLGKWIVLCFYPGDFTFVUATEISAVADHYQQFEKLGVEVFSMSVDSVFVHKMWDDHELSKMVTGGIPFPMLSDGGGKVGEAYGVYDPDAGVENRGRFIIDPNGIIQGYEVLTPPVGRNVAETIRQIQAFQYVRESKGTEATPSGWKPGKLTLKPGPELVGKVWEVWKVSMESD, from the coding sequence ATGGCGGAAAATCCTGAAATTGGCTGTGCCCGCCCCACAGGAGGACTGGTCGGCCAACCCGATGAACAAGAAGAACAACAGACAGCACAACCAGCAAGGGAGGCAAAAAAAATGATCCAGGTTGGAAAACCCGCCCCTGATTTCGCCGCACCTGCATATCACAAGGGCCAATTCACGTCGGTAAAACTCTCGGATCACCTGGGAAAATGGATCGTTCTCTGTTTCTATCCGGGTGACTTCACCTTCGTTTGAGCAACCGAAATATCGGCGGTCGCCGATCATTATCAGCAGTTTGAAAAACTTGGCGTGGAAGTATTCTCTATGAGCGTGGACAGCGTCTTTGTCCACAAGATGTGGGATGACCATGAACTCTCCAAAATGGTCACCGGTGGTATCCCCTTTCCCATGCTCTCCGACGGCGGTGGCAAGGTAGGGGAAGCATATGGCGTTTACGATCCAGACGCCGGCGTCGAAAACCGTGGCAGATTCATCATCGATCCCAATGGCATCATTCAGGGATACGAAGTCCTGACCCCGCCGGTGGGCAGAAATGTCGCGGAAACTATCCGCCAGATCCAGGCCTTCCAATATGTTCGGGAAAGCAAGGGCACCGAGGCGACCCCCTCGGGCTGGAAGCCGGGCAAGCTGACGCTCAAACCGGGGCCGGAGTTGGTGGGCAAGGTTTGGGAGGTGTGGAAGGTCAGCATGGAATCGGATTAA
- a CDS encoding ABC transporter permease, with protein MKKWIAFWNILLKDMRTYYLKPPNVSWGLIFPLAWTGMFFIRSGTGLDAIPEVLPGVVAVSILFGTTSMLAVTVTFEKKNRSFERLLLAPIPFELLMLAKTSGAILFGSVNAFVPVLMASLLVDLSQVDWGVFVLAVFLIAAASTFLGLFIAVAVSEVFEAQTFSNFFRFPMIFLCGLFFPIDRLPTLLKPIAYTLPLTYGADLLHGSVHGRHHLPFAMDLMLLSLFCVILFMVSLHNIKRRWIL; from the coding sequence GTGAAAAAATGGATAGCCTTCTGGAATATCCTGCTCAAGGATATGCGGACCTATTATCTCAAACCGCCCAATGTCAGCTGGGGGTTGATCTTTCCGCTGGCCTGGACGGGGATGTTTTTTATCCGCTCTGGGACTGGCCTTGATGCCATTCCAGAGGTTCTGCCCGGTGTGGTGGCAGTCTCGATCCTCTTCGGCACCACCTCCATGCTCGCGGTGACCGTGACCTTTGAAAAGAAAAACCGCTCATTCGAACGTCTGTTACTGGCGCCGATACCTTTTGAACTGCTGATGCTCGCCAAGACCAGCGGCGCGATCCTGTTCGGGTCGGTCAACGCCTTTGTCCCGGTGCTCATGGCGTCCCTGCTCGTTGACCTGTCACAGGTTGATTGGGGCGTGTTCGTCCTGGCAGTGTTTCTGATTGCCGCGGCCTCGACCTTTCTCGGCCTGTTCATCGCAGTGGCGGTGAGCGAGGTCTTTGAGGCCCAGACCTTTTCCAATTTTTTTCGCTTTCCGATGATCTTTCTCTGCGGTCTGTTCTTTCCCATCGACCGCCTGCCGACCCTACTCAAGCCAATTGCCTATACCCTCCCCCTCACCTATGGAGCCGACCTCCTACATGGGTCGGTCCACGGGCGACACCACCTGCCCTTTGCCATGGACCTGATGCTTCTCAGCCTGTTCTGCGTCATCCTGTTCATGGTCAGTCTGCATAACATCAAGAGGCGCTGGATTCTTTGA